The sequence below is a genomic window from Deltaproteobacteria bacterium.
TGGAGCGGCGCTCTTCGTGCGGGGGGTGCTCTTCATCAAGCACACCGAGACGGTGGTGGACCTGACCGTGGGTCGCGGCGGGGACTGGTTCTTCCCCATGGCGCTCCTGCACTACGTGGCGCCGCTTCACCTGGCGGGCGGTCTTTTCCTCGCCCTCGGGCTCTTCACCCGGTTCGCGGCGGCCTTCCAGGCTCCGATCCTCCTTGGGGCGGTCTTCTTCGTCCATCTGCGCGACGGGCTCCTTTCGCGCGGACAGTCCCTCGAGCTCGCGGCCCTGACGCTGGTGCTGCTCCTGGCCTTCAGCGCAGTCGGCTCCGGCCCGCTCTCGGTGGACGC
It includes:
- a CDS encoding DoxX family protein; this translates as MQRYERARDWLDERKLWGLDAVRMFLGAALFVRGVLFIKHTETVVDLTVGRGGDWFFPMALLHYVAPLHLAGGLFLALGLFTRFAAAFQAPILLGAVFFVHLRDGLLSRGQSLELAALTLVLLLAFSAVGSGPLSVDAWLTARQRQREVEGASEEDDAKFLGGKPPTQLGQE